The proteins below are encoded in one region of Hordeum vulgare subsp. vulgare chromosome 3H, MorexV3_pseudomolecules_assembly, whole genome shotgun sequence:
- the LOC123439588 gene encoding adenylate isopentenyltransferase 5, chloroplastic-like gives MAMAGISTAATGNGKAKVVIVMGATATGKSKLAVDIALRFNGEVINSDKIQVHDGLPVVTNKATAREQAGVPHHMIGGVQPDADYTAADFRRDATRAVESVLARGRLPIIAGGSNNYLEALLDGELGFRRRYDFCFLWVDAETSVLERYVGDRVDCMVEQGLVGEVREFFRADADYSRGIRRAIGVPEMDAYFRMETAGALDGDEERRAGLLEAAVDEIKENTCRLACSQLRKIHRLQCLPGWSIRRLDVTRVLSLKVGKKKDEEAERTMWEADVVGPAARVVEMFLHPLGGMVAEVSRDGKEQSTGAKHAAVVAGIVEAAERCGLQLLETGPSRGIHPRKAAAAV, from the coding sequence ATGGCGATGGCGGGCATTAGCACGGCAGCGACCGGCAATGGCAAAGCCAAGGTGGTTATTGTGATGGGCGCCACGGCCACCGGTAAGTCGAAGCTGGCCGTCGACATCGCGCTGCGGTTCAACGGCGAGGTCATCAACTCGGACAAGATCCAGGTCCACGACGGCCTCCCCGTGGTCACCAACAAGGCCACCGCCCGCGAGCAAGCGGGGGTGCCGCACCACATGATCGGTGGGGTACAGCCCGATGCTGACTACACTGCCGCGGACTTCCGGCGCGACGCCACGCGCGCCGTGGAGtcggtcctcgcgaggggccgcCTGCCGATCATCGCCGGCGGGTCCAACAACTACCTCGAGGCGTTGCTGGACGGCGAGCTGGGATTCCGCCGGCGGTACGACTTTTGCTTCCTATGGGTGGACGCGGAGACGTCGGTGCTGGAACGCTACGTTGGCGACCGCGTCGACTGCATGGTGGAGCAAGGGCTCGTCGGCGAGGTGCGGGAGTTTTTCCGGGCGGACGCGGACTACTCCCGTGGGATCCGGAGGGCCATAGGCGTGCCGGAGATGGACGCCTACTTCCGGATGGAGACCGCGGGGGCGCTGGACGGAGACGAGGAGCGACGGGCCGGGCTCCTCGAGGCCGCCGTCGACGAGATCAAGGAGAACACATGCAGGCTGGCGTGCAGCCAGCTGCGGAAGATCCACCGGCTGCAATGCCTGCCTGGGTGGAGCATCCGCCGCCTTGATGTCACCAGGGTGCTTTCGCTCAAGGTCGGGAAGAAGAAGGACGAAGAAGCGGAGCGCACCATGTGGGAGGCGGATGTCGTCGGGCCTGCGGCGCGCGTCGTTGAGATGTTTCTTCACCCTCTTGGAGGGATGGTGGCCGAGGTGAGTAGGGATGGGAAGGAGCAAAGCACGGGGGCGAAGCATGCAGCCGTCGTCGCCGGAATCGTCGAAGCGGCCGAGAGGTGTGGTCTGCAGCTACTCGAGACCGGGCCGTCTCGTGGGATTCATCCAAGGAAAGCGGCTGCAGCAGTTTGA